In the Gymnogyps californianus isolate 813 chromosome 3, ASM1813914v2, whole genome shotgun sequence genome, one interval contains:
- the PRSS35 gene encoding inactive serine protease 35 has product MEHMLLLFMFFIPILGITDGTETEQDFTWHLKKIPQIVSERTFSLDSPKFEAKTKLELNSVCGIECQRKLPVPSLSDLKDLLSYETVFENGTRTLTEVNVLGLVLDPAGNTTTRRSPRKKRQIYGTDSRFSIYDKRFMTNFPFNTAVKISTGCSGILISPKHVLTAAHCLHDGKDYVKGSKRLRVGLMRTKSRGDGRKHKGAKRSRREVSAAQEDPEVATEPRRQSKGGGRKQRRSGRKQGTSDGVPSFQWTRVKSTHIPKGWFKGVSGDIALDYDYAVLELKRPHKRKYMELGISPTIKMMPGSMIHFSGFDNDRSGQLVYRFCSISDESNDLFYQYCDAEPGSTGSGVYLRLKEPNKKKWKRKIIAVYSGHQWVEVNGEQQDYNVAVRITPLKYAQICFWIHGNDENCTRG; this is encoded by the coding sequence atggAGCACATGTTACTGCTATTCATGTTTTTCATACCTATATTGGGTATCACTGATGGAACAGAAACTGAACAAGATTTTACTTGGCACTTAAAGAAGATTCCGCAGATTGTGAGCGAAAGAACTTTCTCCCTTGACAGCCCTAAATTTGAAGCAAAAACCAAATTAGAGCTGAACAGTGTATGTGGAATTGAATGTCAAAGAAAATTGCCGGTGCCAAGCTTGTCTGACTTGAAGGACCTCTTATCCTATGAGACCGTTTTTGAAAATGGCACACGGACCCTGACTGAAGTGAATGTTCTCGGACTAGTGCTTGACCCAGCTGGAAACACAACGACACGAAGGTCTCCGAGAAAGAAGAGGCAGATATATGGAACGGACAGTAGGTTCAGCATCTATGACAAGAGGTTTATGACCAACTTTCCGTTCAACACAGCTGTGAAGATCTCCACCGGCTGTAGTGGCATTCTCATTTCCCCCAAACACGTGCTAACAGCTGCCCACTGTCTGCACGATGGCAAGGATTATGTTAAGGGCAGCAAAAGACTGAGGGTGGGCCTCATGAGGACGAAATCCAGAGGCGACGGCAGGAAACACAAAGGTGCTAAAAGAAGTAGGAGAGAAGTTTCTGCAGCCCAAGAGGATCCCGAAGTTGCCACAGAACCAAGGCGACAATCCAAAGGTGGtgggagaaagcagaggagatctgggaggaagcaggggaCCTCAGATGGCGTGCCCTCCTTCCAGTGGACCAGGGTGAAGAGTACCCACATCCCGAAAGGCTGGTTTAAGGGTGTCTCTGGGGATATTGCCCTAGATTATGATTATGCTGTTCTTGAGCTCAAGCGTCcccacaaaagaaaatacatggaGCTGGGAATCAGCCCAACAATCAAAATGATGCCTGGGAGCATGATCCACTTCTCAGGTTTTGACAATGATCGATCTGGGCAGCTGGTCTATAGATTTTGTAGTATTTCTGATGAGTCCAATGATCTCTTTTATCAGTACTGTGATGCTGAGCCCGGCTCCACTGGATCTGGTGTCTATCTCCGTCTTAAGGAGCCGAACAAAAAGAAGTGGAAACGCAAGATCATCGCTGTTTACTCAGGCCATCAGTGGGTGGAGGTCAATGGTGAACAGCAGGATTACAATGTAGCAGTAAGAATTACTCCTCTCAAATATGCCCAGATTTGCTTCTGGATACATGGGAATGATGAGAATTGCACACGAGGCTGA